In Sporichthya polymorpha DSM 43042, a genomic segment contains:
- a CDS encoding crotonase/enoyl-CoA hydratase family protein gives MDASRENGATPALANVQLDVEGPVAIVAINRPEVRNAVNPQTAEELRAAFAWVAANDAVRTAVLTGRGGAFCAGYDLAAFAAAGLDREDLTELGPGQPGPMGPSRDVPPKPTIAAVEGHAVAGGLELAAWCDLRVIAQDAVFGVFCRRWGVPLIDGGTVRLPRLIGQSRALDLILTGRPVGADEALAMGLANRVVPSGQTLAAAVELARQIAEFPQTCVLADRASTYAQDGLDAAAALENEARGGLAVLQSGESVAGASRFAGGAGRHGSFSQ, from the coding sequence ATGGATGCGTCCCGCGAGAACGGCGCCACGCCGGCGCTGGCCAACGTGCAGCTCGACGTCGAGGGGCCGGTCGCGATCGTGGCGATCAACCGCCCGGAGGTGCGGAACGCGGTGAACCCGCAGACCGCCGAGGAGCTGCGCGCGGCGTTCGCGTGGGTGGCGGCGAACGACGCGGTGCGGACGGCGGTGCTCACCGGCCGCGGCGGCGCCTTCTGCGCCGGGTACGACCTCGCCGCCTTCGCGGCGGCGGGGCTGGACCGCGAGGACCTGACGGAGTTGGGGCCGGGGCAGCCGGGTCCGATGGGGCCGAGCCGGGACGTGCCGCCGAAGCCGACGATCGCCGCGGTCGAGGGGCACGCCGTGGCGGGCGGCCTGGAGCTCGCGGCGTGGTGCGACCTGCGCGTGATCGCGCAGGACGCGGTGTTCGGCGTCTTCTGCCGGCGGTGGGGTGTGCCGCTGATCGACGGCGGAACGGTGCGCCTGCCGCGGCTGATCGGCCAGAGCCGGGCGCTGGACCTGATCCTCACCGGTCGGCCCGTCGGCGCGGACGAGGCGTTGGCGATGGGGCTGGCGAACCGGGTCGTCCCGTCCGGGCAGACGCTGGCCGCGGCGGTCGAGCTCGCGCGCCAGATCGCCGAGTTCCCGCAGACGTGCGTGCTGGCCGACCGGGCGTCGACGTACGCGCAGGACGGGCTGGACGCCGCGGCGGCGCTCGAGAACGAGGCGCGGGGCGGGCTGGCCGTTTTGCAGAGCGGCGAGAGCGTGGCGGGTGCGTCTCGGTTCGCCGGGGGTGCCGGGCGACACGGGTCCTTCAGCCAGTAG
- a CDS encoding HNH endonuclease signature motif containing protein, which yields MFEQLIESDEVDAIDLAELRAGLWHVPDDEPPAEHVEATLARVLAEADAREWDEVPDEVFASGPPREDVFSVADEELWREREATAFALWEQEYATTDGMLQRIVRSRADAARCNGSELRGMAEFAMQRAQEAAVAVAQAAAEGATREELEAVIEAAESSAAAELGVVLHLSPAAARARSDFASGLLRRLPETLKALEAGVLTERAAKVLWEETRDLNVADAARVERDCLDKAKSLTPASFGRRVRKRVEELDPAAARKRHERARTERRVSMSPAGDGMAWISLLLPAEEAMAVYGVIDAAARLKVPGDPRTLDQRKADAAVDLITRPGNQDPRVGYVVHMHGSTPPTPEPTHSAADPTGGGADAAHPTGGGVDAVDAADEGFVQVQGGERIPAARAREKADLTVYHPSVPVDIAALLEDYNSRADVYRPPARLKRAVRARDRHCRFPGCRVPADRCELDHTIAFEIGGRTVYFNLSALCKFHHRIKHMPGWTCSQDEHGVLTWTTPTGQVFITRPPPPVGDEPPDFEQPAPTPWARAASTRATATPAPGPDDEPPF from the coding sequence ATGTTCGAGCAGCTGATCGAATCGGACGAGGTCGACGCGATCGACCTCGCTGAGCTGCGCGCGGGTCTGTGGCACGTGCCGGACGACGAACCGCCCGCGGAGCATGTGGAGGCCACGCTGGCGCGGGTGCTCGCGGAGGCGGACGCGCGGGAGTGGGACGAGGTCCCGGACGAGGTGTTCGCGTCGGGCCCGCCGCGCGAGGACGTGTTCTCGGTCGCCGATGAGGAGCTGTGGCGGGAGCGGGAGGCGACCGCGTTCGCGTTGTGGGAGCAGGAGTACGCCACCACCGACGGGATGCTCCAGCGCATCGTCCGCTCGCGGGCCGATGCGGCGCGGTGCAACGGCTCGGAGTTGCGGGGGATGGCGGAGTTCGCGATGCAGCGGGCGCAGGAGGCCGCGGTTGCGGTCGCGCAGGCCGCGGCCGAGGGCGCCACCCGTGAGGAGCTCGAAGCGGTGATCGAGGCCGCGGAGTCCTCCGCCGCGGCCGAGCTCGGGGTGGTGTTGCACCTGTCTCCGGCCGCGGCCCGTGCGCGCAGTGATTTCGCCTCGGGGTTGTTGCGGCGCCTGCCTGAGACCTTGAAGGCCCTGGAGGCCGGGGTTCTCACCGAACGGGCGGCGAAGGTCTTGTGGGAGGAGACCCGGGACCTGAATGTCGCCGATGCGGCGCGGGTCGAGCGGGACTGCCTGGACAAGGCCAAGAGCCTGACCCCGGCCTCGTTCGGGCGCCGGGTGCGTAAGCGGGTGGAGGAACTCGACCCCGCCGCCGCGCGTAAGCGCCATGAGCGGGCCCGCACCGAACGCCGGGTCTCGATGAGTCCGGCCGGGGACGGGATGGCGTGGATCTCCCTGTTGCTGCCGGCCGAGGAGGCCATGGCGGTCTACGGGGTGATCGATGCCGCCGCCCGCCTGAAGGTCCCCGGCGACCCGAGGACCCTGGATCAGCGCAAGGCCGACGCCGCGGTCGACCTGATCACCCGCCCCGGCAACCAGGACCCCCGCGTCGGCTACGTCGTGCACATGCACGGGAGCACGCCGCCCACCCCCGAACCCACGCACTCCGCCGCGGACCCCACCGGCGGCGGCGCGGACGCCGCGCACCCCACCGGCGGCGGCGTGGACGCCGTGGACGCCGCGGACGAGGGGTTCGTGCAGGTGCAGGGTGGGGAGCGGATCCCGGCGGCGCGGGCGCGGGAGAAGGCGGACCTGACGGTGTATCACCCGTCGGTGCCGGTGGACATCGCCGCGCTGCTCGAGGACTACAACTCCCGCGCCGATGTGTACCGGCCCCCCGCGAGGCTCAAGCGGGCGGTCCGGGCGCGGGACCGGCACTGCCGGTTCCCCGGGTGCCGGGTCCCGGCCGACCGGTGCGAACTGGACCACACCATCGCCTTCGAGATCGGCGGCCGGACGGTCTATTTCAATCTGTCCGCGTTGTGCAAGTTCCACCATCGGATCAAACACATGCCGGGATGGACGTGCTCGCAGGACGAGCACGGGGTCCTGACCTGGACCACCCCCACCGGGCAAGTGTTCATCACCCGACCACCCCCACCGGTCGGGGACGAACCCCCCGACTTCGAACAACCCGCCCCCACACCCTGGGCCCGGGCTGCTTCGACCCGGGCGACCGCGACACCGGCACCCGGACCCGACGACGAACCGCCCTTCTGA
- a CDS encoding calcium-binding protein — MDCLRPLPHARRLLRRLAIVAPLALLTTLTAPIPASAGVFSAAGNRCTVVGTSGDDVLKGTPGRDVICGLGGGGRDRVEGGGGTDRLDGGPGNDTVTGGNGGDLVLGGAGNDDLDGQSGRDTLDGGTGTNWCTVGATDTQKACVYDRTAPSADWITLSPSSVDVTAKDAEVTARMRIIDDTGVGSLNAVQLFAQDFRAPGAPGLRFRGAHLVSGTIRDGVWQALATVPRYWAAGNYSLELSLSDRIGRSAFASRPETLRVVDRNPDLQNPIVRSAGLNARSFDVRSKSASLTMTARVTDDLSGTADVTGCLYAPGDGVMLQMECQPLTRISGTSRDGTWRRTFTIPKGSLGGDWNFGVLTEDRVEAGSPDYWFGEDEYRSWTDQTMPGQPIEPRFHLLPNGRFAVLGTQETTAAWAKAMKIDRTSVDTLPGSQVVQLYVRAADVAGEGVTGVRAILRDLDPGSSSPMVYADEAKLHQGTRTDGWWLLKFVVPQGFPPGIYTVDLVTIQDKGHWRTYSPPAAAPTAMPSNLAFPVGSVQTTGGGAWDGRVTVIQNPAG; from the coding sequence GTGGACTGTCTCCGCCCGCTGCCGCACGCCCGTCGACTTCTTCGCCGCCTCGCCATCGTCGCGCCCCTGGCCCTGTTGACGACGCTGACCGCGCCGATCCCTGCATCCGCCGGCGTCTTCAGCGCGGCCGGCAACCGCTGCACGGTCGTGGGGACCTCCGGCGACGACGTTCTCAAGGGCACGCCCGGCCGCGACGTGATCTGCGGTCTCGGCGGCGGCGGACGGGACCGCGTCGAGGGAGGCGGCGGGACCGACCGGCTCGACGGTGGGCCCGGCAATGACACCGTCACCGGAGGAAACGGCGGCGACCTCGTGCTCGGTGGCGCCGGCAACGACGACCTGGACGGTCAGTCCGGCCGCGACACCCTCGACGGCGGCACCGGCACCAACTGGTGCACCGTCGGAGCCACCGACACCCAGAAGGCGTGCGTCTACGACCGCACAGCTCCATCGGCGGACTGGATCACGCTGTCCCCGTCGTCGGTCGACGTGACCGCGAAGGATGCCGAGGTGACTGCGCGGATGCGCATCATCGACGACACCGGCGTCGGGTCGCTCAACGCCGTTCAGCTGTTCGCCCAGGATTTCCGCGCCCCGGGCGCGCCGGGTCTGCGATTCCGTGGCGCGCACCTGGTGTCCGGCACGATCCGTGACGGCGTGTGGCAGGCACTCGCCACCGTGCCCCGCTACTGGGCGGCGGGCAATTACTCGCTCGAGCTGTCCCTGAGCGACCGGATCGGCCGATCGGCGTTCGCGAGCCGACCGGAGACCCTCCGCGTGGTCGACCGCAATCCTGATCTTCAGAACCCCATCGTTCGTAGCGCCGGACTGAACGCGCGCTCCTTCGACGTCCGCTCGAAGTCGGCCTCGTTGACGATGACCGCTCGCGTCACCGACGACCTGTCCGGCACAGCGGACGTCACCGGTTGCCTGTATGCGCCCGGCGACGGCGTGATGCTTCAGATGGAGTGCCAGCCGTTGACGCGCATCTCCGGCACCAGCCGGGACGGCACGTGGCGGCGGACCTTCACCATCCCGAAGGGCTCCCTCGGCGGGGACTGGAACTTCGGCGTCCTGACCGAGGATCGGGTCGAGGCCGGGTCGCCCGACTATTGGTTCGGTGAGGACGAGTACCGGTCCTGGACCGACCAAACGATGCCCGGTCAGCCGATCGAACCACGCTTCCATCTCCTCCCCAACGGCCGGTTCGCCGTGCTCGGCACCCAGGAGACCACCGCGGCGTGGGCCAAGGCGATGAAGATCGACCGCACCTCGGTCGACACCCTCCCAGGCAGTCAGGTGGTCCAGCTGTACGTGCGCGCCGCTGACGTCGCCGGCGAGGGAGTGACCGGAGTGCGCGCCATTCTTCGCGACCTGGACCCCGGCTCCTCGTCACCGATGGTCTACGCGGACGAGGCGAAGCTCCACCAGGGCACGCGCACCGACGGTTGGTGGCTGCTGAAGTTCGTCGTCCCGCAGGGATTCCCGCCCGGGATCTACACGGTCGACCTCGTCACGATCCAGGACAAGGGCCACTGGCGGACCTACTCGCCACCGGCGGCCGCCCCGACTGCTATGCCGAGCAACCTCGCCTTTCCCGTCGGCAGCGTGCAGACCACCGGCGGGGGCGCGTGGGACGGTCGGGTGACCGTCATCCAGAACCCCGCCGGCTGA
- the mftD gene encoding pre-mycofactocin synthase MftD (MftD, an enzyme found in the mycofactocin biosynthesis locus, performs an oxidative deamination of 3-amino-5-[(p-hydroxyphenyl)methyl]-4,4-dimethyl-2-pyrrolidinone (AHDP). The resulting compound, now called pre-mycofactocin (PMFT), is a biologically active redox cofactor that can oxidize the non-exchangeable NADH of TIGR03971 family SDR-type oxidoreductases.), whose protein sequence is MGNPWFETVAEAQRRAKRRLPRSVYKALIAGSERGLTLEDNLKAFGELGFAPHVAGASAKREQGVRVLGQDISMPVLISPTGVQAVHPDGEVAVARAAAARGIAMGLSSFASKPIEDVVATGVPTFFQLYWSGSREAMIARLDRARAAGAVGIILTLDWSFSHQRDWGSPSIPQSIDLKTAVKFAPEVAIRPQWLLAFAKTGKLPDLGVPNVRPRAEPSPGFFEAYGEWMMTPPPSWEDVAWLRSQWDGPFLLKGVCRVDDAKRAVDAGVSAISVSNHGGNNLDGTPAAIRALPAVADAVGSQIEVLFDGGIRRGSDVVKAVALGARAVLIGRAYLWGLAANGQAGVENVLDILRAGIDSTMLATGKSDVSEFSRSDILIPDGFTRTLGAE, encoded by the coding sequence ATGGGCAACCCCTGGTTCGAGACGGTCGCTGAGGCGCAGCGGCGGGCCAAGCGGCGGCTGCCGCGGTCGGTGTACAAGGCACTGATCGCCGGGTCGGAGCGTGGTCTGACGCTGGAGGACAACCTCAAGGCGTTCGGCGAGCTCGGGTTCGCCCCGCACGTGGCGGGGGCGTCGGCCAAGCGTGAGCAGGGCGTGCGCGTTCTGGGTCAGGACATCTCGATGCCGGTGCTGATCTCCCCGACGGGTGTGCAGGCCGTGCACCCCGACGGTGAGGTGGCGGTGGCCCGGGCTGCGGCGGCGCGGGGGATCGCGATGGGGCTGTCCTCGTTCGCGTCCAAGCCGATCGAGGACGTCGTGGCGACCGGGGTCCCCACGTTCTTCCAGCTGTACTGGTCCGGGTCGCGGGAGGCGATGATCGCGCGGCTGGACCGCGCGCGGGCGGCCGGTGCGGTCGGGATCATCCTGACGCTGGACTGGTCCTTCTCCCACCAGCGTGACTGGGGTTCGCCCTCGATCCCGCAGTCGATCGACCTGAAGACCGCGGTGAAGTTCGCCCCCGAGGTGGCGATCCGTCCCCAGTGGCTGCTGGCGTTCGCGAAGACCGGCAAGCTGCCGGACCTGGGCGTGCCGAACGTGCGCCCGCGGGCCGAGCCGTCGCCGGGGTTCTTCGAGGCCTACGGCGAATGGATGATGACCCCGCCCCCGTCCTGGGAGGACGTGGCCTGGCTGCGCTCGCAGTGGGACGGGCCGTTCCTGCTCAAGGGCGTGTGCCGGGTCGATGACGCCAAGCGCGCGGTCGATGCCGGGGTCTCGGCGATCTCGGTGTCCAACCACGGTGGGAACAACCTCGACGGCACCCCCGCGGCGATCCGGGCCCTGCCCGCGGTCGCGGACGCCGTCGGCTCCCAGATCGAGGTCCTCTTCGACGGCGGCATCCGCCGCGGCTCGGACGTGGTCAAGGCCGTCGCCCTCGGCGCCCGTGCGGTCCTGATCGGCCGCGCCTACCTGTGGGGCCTCGCCGCCAACGGACAGGCCGGGGTCGAGAACGTCCTCGACATCCTCCGCGCCGGCATCGACTCCACCATGCTCGCCACCGGCAAGTCCGACGTCAGCGAGTTCTCCCGCTCCGACATCCTCATCCCCGACGGCTTCACCCGCACCCTCGGCGCGGAGTGA
- a CDS encoding glycosyltransferase has protein sequence MPVGTRVEFDPTLRQIDDAVLVGGVPRRVLRLGAAGVAALEELRGGAVRSANGGALACRLIDAGLAHPRPFPVAGASVTVLIPVHGRAAALENCLRALGDAYPVLVVDDASPDSAAIARVAAGCGARLIRREANGGPAAARNTGLAAIPTEYVAFLDSDCVPSPGWIDALAGHLADPAVAAVAPRIVAAPGAPAGARGALDLGPRVARVAPGTPVSYVPTAALLARRAALLAVAPTGDDISTGSAAFVGDDISTAAGGAVFDERLRYGEDVDLIWRLVEAGWRVRYEPTVRVEHTEPATWRGVLGRRFHYGTSAGPLSRRHPDAMAPLILEPWTAAGLAALLARRPGLAAAAFGGALLDERRVRAGAGLPVSGTAGAVVDRTAKTARASGTYATQFLGPLLLAGLTRRRTRFASVVLLAAGPAHAWWASRPPNYRVSFVAGHVAEDVAYGAGVLVGALRARTGRPLLPIRARRGARGILGGRSGKDGTHGQPLVRDGR, from the coding sequence GTGCCGGTCGGCACCCGCGTCGAGTTCGATCCGACGCTGCGTCAGATCGATGACGCGGTACTGGTCGGCGGTGTTCCGCGGCGGGTGCTGCGACTCGGGGCGGCGGGAGTCGCCGCCCTCGAGGAGTTGCGCGGCGGTGCGGTGCGCAGCGCGAACGGGGGAGCTCTCGCGTGCCGGCTGATCGACGCCGGGCTCGCGCATCCGCGACCGTTCCCCGTTGCGGGCGCGTCGGTGACGGTGCTGATCCCGGTCCACGGCCGGGCGGCGGCGCTGGAGAACTGCCTGCGGGCGCTGGGCGACGCGTATCCCGTCCTGGTCGTCGACGACGCCTCGCCCGATTCCGCCGCTATCGCGAGGGTCGCCGCGGGCTGCGGGGCGCGCCTGATCCGCCGGGAGGCCAACGGCGGTCCCGCGGCGGCGCGCAACACCGGCCTTGCGGCGATTCCGACCGAGTACGTCGCGTTCCTCGACAGCGACTGCGTCCCGTCGCCGGGCTGGATCGACGCCCTCGCCGGGCACCTGGCCGACCCCGCCGTCGCCGCCGTGGCGCCGCGCATCGTCGCCGCCCCCGGCGCCCCGGCCGGCGCCCGCGGGGCCCTCGACCTCGGGCCCCGCGTCGCGCGCGTCGCGCCCGGGACCCCGGTCTCCTACGTCCCCACCGCCGCCCTCCTCGCCCGCCGCGCGGCCCTGCTCGCCGTCGCCCCCACTGGAGATGACATCTCCACCGGATCGGCCGCATTCGTTGGAGATGACATCTCCACTGCAGCGGGCGGCGCGGTGTTCGACGAGCGGCTCCGGTACGGGGAGGACGTCGACCTGATCTGGCGGCTGGTCGAGGCCGGGTGGCGGGTGCGGTACGAGCCGACGGTGCGGGTGGAGCACACCGAGCCCGCGACCTGGCGGGGCGTGCTGGGGCGGCGGTTCCACTACGGGACGTCGGCGGGGCCGCTGAGCCGGCGGCATCCCGACGCGATGGCGCCGCTGATCCTGGAGCCGTGGACGGCGGCGGGGCTCGCGGCCCTGCTCGCGCGCCGGCCGGGGCTCGCGGCGGCGGCGTTCGGCGGCGCGCTGCTGGACGAGCGGCGCGTGCGGGCGGGGGCCGGGCTGCCGGTGAGCGGGACGGCCGGGGCGGTCGTGGACCGGACGGCCAAGACGGCCCGGGCGTCCGGCACGTACGCGACCCAGTTCCTCGGCCCGCTCCTGCTGGCCGGGCTGACGCGACGGCGGACGCGGTTCGCGTCCGTCGTGCTGCTCGCGGCGGGACCGGCGCACGCCTGGTGGGCGTCGCGGCCCCCGAACTACCGGGTGAGTTTCGTCGCAGGTCACGTGGCGGAGGACGTCGCGTACGGGGCAGGTGTGCTGGTCGGAGCGCTGCGGGCCCGGACGGGGCGGCCGCTGCTGCCGATTCGCGCCCGTCGCGGGGCCCGTGGGATTCTGGGGGGTCGCTCGGGAAAGGACGGCACGCATGGGCAACCCCTGGTTCGAGACGGTCGCTGA
- a CDS encoding mycofactocin-coupled SDR family oxidoreductase, whose amino-acid sequence MSAGRVAIVTGAARGIGAATVAELARQGYSVLCVDAVTDDPALGYPLATVADLDAVVKLANDSGAGGAAPFPADVRDLALLEAAVADAERRWGGIDVAIACAGAMGGGAPHWETSVETEQVVLDVNLDGVLNLARVTIPAMLNRPAPRSGRFLAIASAGATRGLPKLAAYCAAKAGITGFIRALAVELGDSGITANAVSPGSTDTAMLTESARLYDLPAAEEFAGQAPQDRLLHPDEVAAVVAFLASRKSGAMTGAIVPVDGGLGL is encoded by the coding sequence ATGAGCGCCGGACGGGTCGCGATCGTCACCGGGGCCGCGCGGGGGATCGGGGCCGCGACGGTGGCCGAGCTGGCGCGGCAGGGGTACTCGGTGCTCTGCGTCGACGCGGTGACCGACGACCCGGCGCTGGGATACCCGCTGGCGACGGTGGCGGACCTGGACGCGGTCGTGAAGCTGGCGAACGACTCCGGTGCGGGTGGCGCGGCGCCGTTCCCGGCGGACGTGCGGGACCTCGCACTGCTGGAGGCCGCGGTCGCCGACGCGGAGCGCCGGTGGGGCGGGATCGACGTCGCGATCGCGTGCGCCGGGGCCATGGGCGGCGGGGCGCCGCACTGGGAGACGTCGGTCGAGACCGAGCAGGTCGTGCTCGACGTCAACCTCGACGGCGTCCTGAACCTTGCCCGCGTGACGATCCCGGCCATGCTCAACCGGCCCGCGCCGCGGAGCGGGCGGTTCCTCGCCATCGCCTCCGCCGGCGCGACGCGGGGGCTGCCGAAGCTGGCCGCGTACTGCGCGGCGAAGGCCGGCATCACGGGGTTCATCCGGGCGCTCGCGGTCGAGCTCGGCGACTCCGGCATCACCGCGAACGCCGTCAGCCCGGGGTCGACGGACACCGCGATGCTCACCGAGTCGGCGCGGCTCTACGACCTGCCCGCGGCGGAGGAGTTCGCGGGGCAGGCCCCGCAGGACCGGCTGCTCCACCCGGACGAGGTCGCCGCCGTCGTGGCCTTCCTGGCGAGCCGGAAGTCCGGCGCGATGACGGGGGCGATCGTCCCCGTGGACGGCGGCCTCGGGCTGTGA
- the mftE gene encoding mycofactocin biosynthesis peptidyl-dipeptidase MftE, which produces MRLADLTWPQVAGRAGPVLLAVPLGATEQHGPHLPHSVDTDIAVALCEGLADRRADVVVAPPLSFGASGEHAGFPGTLSIGTEALTHVLVELARSATDTFGRVLFVSGHGGNGEGLRAAVAQLRSEGRDVQFFEPRWSGDAHAGRAETSLLLHLDPRRVRLELAEPGNTAPLPEILPLLRARGIRAASANGILGNPAGASAEEGRVLLARLTDDLVAFVERTSDDVAAIATTSSDATAEEVAG; this is translated from the coding sequence TTGCGGCTCGCTGACCTGACCTGGCCTCAGGTCGCCGGCCGGGCCGGCCCGGTGTTGCTGGCCGTCCCGCTCGGGGCGACCGAGCAGCACGGCCCGCACCTGCCGCACTCGGTGGACACCGACATCGCGGTGGCCCTCTGCGAGGGTCTCGCGGACCGGCGGGCGGACGTCGTCGTCGCGCCCCCGCTGTCGTTCGGCGCCAGCGGTGAGCACGCCGGGTTCCCGGGCACGCTCTCGATCGGCACGGAGGCGCTGACGCACGTCCTCGTCGAGCTGGCCCGCTCGGCCACCGACACCTTCGGCCGCGTCCTGTTCGTCTCGGGGCACGGCGGCAACGGCGAGGGCCTGCGGGCCGCCGTGGCACAGCTGCGGTCCGAAGGCCGGGACGTCCAGTTCTTCGAGCCCCGCTGGTCCGGCGACGCCCACGCCGGCCGGGCGGAGACGTCGCTGCTGCTCCACCTGGACCCGCGGCGGGTCCGGCTCGAGCTCGCCGAGCCCGGCAACACCGCCCCGCTGCCCGAGATCCTGCCGTTGCTGCGCGCCCGGGGCATCCGGGCCGCGAGCGCGAACGGGATCCTCGGCAACCCCGCCGGCGCGTCCGCCGAGGAGGGCCGGGTGCTGCTCGCCCGGTTGACGGACGACCTCGTCGCATTCGTGGAGCGGACGTCCGACGATGTGGCTGCTATCGCGACCACTTCGTCGGACGCAACGGCGGAAGAGGTGGCGGGATGA
- the mftC gene encoding mycofactocin radical SAM maturase (MftC is a radical SAM/SPASM enzyme that catalyzes the first two steps in biosynthesis of the electron carrier mycofactocin from the terminal Val-Tyr dipeptide of the precursor peptide MftA.), with translation MTAPTSPRPLIEEFALGLESPICLTWELTYACNLACVHCLSSSGRRDPRELTTAQCMAVIDELEAMKVFYVNVGGGEPTVRPDFFELLDYATAHKVGVKFSTNGSRITPAAAQRIAANDYLDVQISLDGATAEINDAVRGTGSFDTALRALDNLAKAGFSNAKISVVMTRQNVGQLDDFAALAERYGATLRLTRLRPSGRGADVWDDMHLFADQQRALYDWLLDRGDNVLTGDSFFHLAGYGSALPGLNLCGAGRVVCLIDPIGDVYACPFAIHPEFLAGNVLDPGGFAGVWRTSDLFAHLREPQTGGACASCSAYDSCRGGCMAAKFFTGLPLDGPDPECVRGHGEHALATADRTAAPKSPVDHSKPGGRKPTGPVPVTIGPRPDSLTGLTTPPDRACDASPLAGFVAAR, from the coding sequence CGCCGACCTCGCCGCGTCCTCTGATCGAGGAGTTCGCCCTCGGACTCGAGTCCCCGATCTGCCTGACCTGGGAGCTCACGTACGCCTGCAACCTGGCGTGCGTCCACTGCCTGTCCAGCTCGGGCCGTCGCGACCCGCGCGAGCTCACCACCGCCCAGTGCATGGCGGTGATCGACGAGCTCGAGGCGATGAAGGTCTTCTACGTCAACGTCGGCGGCGGCGAGCCCACCGTCCGGCCGGACTTCTTCGAGCTGCTCGACTACGCGACGGCGCACAAGGTCGGCGTCAAGTTCTCGACGAACGGCTCGCGCATCACCCCCGCGGCGGCGCAGCGCATCGCGGCGAACGACTACCTCGACGTCCAGATCTCGCTCGACGGCGCGACCGCCGAGATCAACGACGCGGTCCGCGGCACCGGCTCGTTCGACACCGCGCTGCGGGCGCTCGACAACCTCGCGAAGGCGGGATTCTCGAACGCCAAGATCTCCGTCGTGATGACCCGTCAGAACGTCGGTCAGCTGGACGACTTCGCGGCGCTCGCCGAGCGGTACGGCGCGACGCTGCGGCTGACGCGGCTGCGTCCCTCGGGTCGCGGGGCGGACGTCTGGGACGACATGCACCTGTTCGCCGACCAGCAGCGCGCGCTCTACGACTGGCTGCTGGACCGCGGTGACAACGTCCTTACCGGCGACTCGTTCTTCCACCTCGCGGGGTACGGCTCGGCGCTGCCGGGGCTCAACCTGTGCGGGGCCGGGCGCGTGGTCTGCCTGATCGACCCGATCGGCGACGTCTACGCGTGCCCGTTCGCGATCCACCCCGAGTTCCTCGCCGGCAACGTCCTCGACCCGGGCGGCTTCGCCGGTGTGTGGCGGACGTCGGACCTGTTCGCCCACCTGCGCGAGCCGCAGACCGGCGGGGCGTGCGCGTCCTGCTCGGCGTACGACTCGTGCCGCGGCGGCTGCATGGCGGCGAAGTTCTTCACCGGTCTCCCGCTCGACGGACCGGACCCGGAGTGCGTCCGCGGCCACGGCGAGCACGCGCTCGCGACGGCGGACCGCACGGCCGCCCCGAAGTCGCCGGTGGACCACTCGAAGCCGGGCGGCCGCAAGCCCACCGGCCCCGTGCCCGTGACGATCGGGCCGCGGCCGGACTCGCTGACCGGCCTGACCACCCCGCCCGACCGCGCCTGCGACGCCAGCCCCCTGGCGGGCTTCGTTGCGGCTCGCTGA